The following are encoded in a window of Leptospira selangorensis genomic DNA:
- a CDS encoding SpoIIE family protein phosphatase yields MEASILFSHHASGVFSLFLLTVVLSGFLIFKKSRTLPTYYLLIMYLGYGTMFFGYFLSYSIFNPLGAYHRYLTVFVIFAIVGFIGFCYHFPRNIYPKESKVVIPLTLVIALVAWIHFIINTAGKEKIYLFSAHHYSFDFGKEASFAILLCFVLSTVILIRKTIYFSRYTGIFQKWNTSAASLALPVRILVKALLFLPLNIMRIVLPSRKEGIALRAFLVTVLINILNAYNNVLNKSGVLSYDTYAIVYFILSVSTMFLIQSAYLNHSPEPTSFMGKILSSAVVTVVLALGAISYITLFSMDKSIEKENLVEMNSVKTEIRNGDTNFPPNVRYILSRPVGPGIFDHKYEILFSKDGLNQTILKEGEKYYKNQQLKEAIEKNKKLHKGKSEPELETITLKEMKETNLPLSSRLFRVAGDFYIHYDFVIGQTRYEVGFAYVEFRQVIHDVARWLILIIFGTTFFILIAFPILLRVSLIHPLNNLLSGVEKVNHGDLNVNVPVKTMDEIGFLSLSFNSMVDSIRGAREQLQEHADHLEEKVEERTKEVQEKMEEVQRLKIQQDGDYFLTSLLAKPLFYNANKSSKVNTSFLIRQKKYFEFRNKQGELGGDICLTGNLRLGTPDNYKKFTMAMNGDAMGKSMQGAGGSLVMGVVMNSIMARSAANKRVLAKTPEEWLTETYMEIHSVFKSFDGTMVISATVALIDDETGEMFYWNAEHPFSVLYRDGKASFIEDTLELRKLGLDSEFEFKVKKFQLHPGDLIILASDGRDDLLLSVHNEKRIINEDENVFLDVVERSHGDIKSIEKNIRNIGEVIDDLSILRIGFQEVNAPAIDQREDRNDFADKVVLQSLYKEGKELYRNGEAQKAISILLDAYATDNNNQKLNKLLGLISFKEKDYPLAVKVLSKYLTQDPDTAELWYYLSIAEKRIGNLAQSLEAAMMVNQMQPMNVQNLVHLSDLNRLLGNREEAIGFTKSAEEIDPDNKNIRKLKKLLEIES; encoded by the coding sequence ATGGAAGCCTCCATTCTTTTCTCCCATCATGCAAGCGGAGTTTTCTCCTTATTCCTTTTAACCGTCGTTTTAAGCGGGTTCTTGATATTCAAAAAAAGCAGAACACTTCCCACATATTATTTACTTATAATGTATCTGGGATATGGAACCATGTTTTTCGGTTACTTTCTTTCCTATTCTATCTTCAATCCGTTAGGAGCATATCATAGATACCTTACCGTTTTTGTGATATTCGCGATCGTAGGATTTATAGGATTCTGTTATCATTTTCCCAGAAATATTTATCCGAAAGAATCCAAGGTAGTTATTCCATTAACCTTAGTAATCGCTTTAGTCGCTTGGATCCACTTCATTATAAACACTGCAGGAAAGGAGAAGATATATCTATTCTCCGCACATCATTACAGTTTCGATTTCGGAAAAGAAGCGAGTTTTGCGATCCTACTCTGTTTTGTACTCAGCACAGTTATTCTGATCAGAAAGACGATCTACTTCTCCCGTTATACAGGAATATTCCAAAAATGGAATACTTCTGCCGCTTCTCTGGCTCTACCGGTCCGTATTCTTGTTAAAGCTCTTCTTTTTTTACCTCTGAACATAATGAGGATCGTTCTCCCGTCCAGAAAAGAAGGGATCGCGCTCCGAGCATTTTTGGTCACTGTACTTATAAATATACTAAATGCGTACAATAACGTATTGAATAAGTCAGGAGTCTTATCCTACGACACTTACGCGATCGTATATTTTATCCTATCAGTAAGTACGATGTTTCTTATACAAAGTGCCTACCTGAACCATTCTCCAGAACCTACAAGTTTTATGGGAAAAATACTATCCAGTGCTGTGGTTACGGTTGTGTTAGCATTGGGTGCGATCAGTTATATTACGTTATTCTCGATGGATAAGTCTATCGAAAAAGAAAATCTAGTAGAGATGAACTCGGTCAAAACGGAGATCAGAAATGGAGATACTAATTTCCCTCCGAATGTAAGATACATTCTATCTCGCCCGGTCGGCCCAGGCATATTCGATCATAAATATGAGATCCTTTTTTCCAAAGACGGTTTAAACCAAACGATCTTGAAAGAAGGAGAAAAATATTATAAAAACCAACAGCTCAAAGAAGCGATCGAGAAGAACAAAAAGCTACATAAAGGAAAATCCGAACCCGAATTAGAGACAATTACACTGAAGGAAATGAAAGAAACAAACCTTCCTTTAAGTTCCAGACTATTCAGGGTCGCAGGAGATTTTTATATCCATTATGATTTTGTGATAGGTCAGACAAGATACGAAGTCGGATTTGCATATGTAGAATTCAGACAGGTGATCCATGATGTTGCCCGCTGGTTGATCCTGATCATTTTCGGGACTACGTTCTTCATATTGATCGCATTCCCTATCCTACTTAGGGTCAGCTTAATCCATCCTCTCAATAATCTATTATCCGGTGTGGAGAAGGTAAACCACGGAGATCTGAATGTCAACGTTCCTGTCAAAACTATGGACGAGATCGGTTTCTTATCCTTATCATTCAACTCTATGGTGGATTCCATACGAGGCGCCAGAGAACAATTGCAAGAACATGCGGACCATCTGGAAGAAAAGGTAGAAGAACGTACCAAAGAAGTCCAAGAAAAAATGGAAGAAGTCCAAAGACTGAAAATCCAACAGGACGGAGACTACTTCTTAACTTCCCTACTTGCTAAACCTCTATTCTATAACGCAAATAAGTCTTCTAAAGTAAATACCAGCTTTCTTATCAGACAAAAGAAATATTTCGAATTTCGCAATAAACAAGGAGAACTCGGAGGAGATATCTGCTTAACCGGAAATTTACGATTAGGAACTCCTGATAATTATAAAAAATTCACCATGGCGATGAATGGAGACGCTATGGGAAAATCGATGCAAGGAGCTGGAGGTTCCTTGGTCATGGGAGTCGTAATGAACTCTATCATGGCAAGATCCGCCGCAAACAAAAGAGTCCTAGCAAAAACACCGGAAGAATGGCTGACTGAAACCTATATGGAAATTCATTCGGTATTCAAAAGTTTCGATGGAACTATGGTAATCTCCGCAACTGTAGCATTAATAGACGATGAAACAGGAGAAATGTTCTATTGGAACGCAGAACATCCGTTCTCAGTTTTATACAGGGACGGAAAAGCCTCGTTTATTGAAGATACATTAGAACTTCGTAAATTAGGATTAGATTCCGAATTCGAATTTAAGGTGAAAAAATTCCAACTTCATCCAGGAGACTTGATCATACTTGCCTCCGACGGAAGAGACGATCTTCTATTATCTGTACATAACGAAAAAAGGATCATCAACGAAGACGAAAATGTATTCTTAGATGTTGTAGAAAGATCTCATGGAGATATTAAATCGATCGAAAAAAATATCCGAAATATAGGAGAAGTCATAGACGACCTATCTATCCTAAGGATCGGCTTCCAAGAAGTAAACGCACCTGCAATAGATCAAAGAGAAGATCGAAATGACTTTGCAGATAAGGTAGTTTTACAAAGCCTTTATAAAGAAGGAAAAGAATTATATCGAAATGGAGAAGCTCAAAAAGCGATCTCTATTCTTCTAGATGCATATGCAACGGATAATAATAATCAAAAATTAAACAAACTACTCGGGTTGATCAGCTTTAAAGAAAAGGATTATCCTTTAGCGGTAAAGGTCTTAAGCAAATATCTAACCCAGGATCCCGACACGGCAGAACTTTGGTATTACCTATCTATTGCGGAAAAACGTATTGGAAACTTGGCACAATCCTTAGAAGCAGCAATGATGGTGAACCAAATGCAACCTATGAATGTGCAAAACCTGGTTCATCTTTCGGATCTAAATCGACTTTTAGGAAATAGAGAAGAGGCAATCGGCTTCACAAAGTCCGCAGAAGAAATAGATCCGGATAATAAGAATATTCGAAAACTCAAAAAATTATTAGAGATCGAATCTTAA
- a CDS encoding phosphatidate cytidylyltransferase, giving the protein MDLDKESLPVLGFVIFGFLVGGIWFFHSSKGRSKEERTLRFRKYWSYALIVSLSSLFAVCGGYLWLGYISVLLLFGGIELIRNLSIGRSVQFFSVLGMYLILGIGAFLSFSILSPKLCLWLYLGIAGFDAFSQIVGQSFGNTKISPKISPNKTWEGFMGGLTYLFLFSGFVFSFWGNFSWKCIWILPIFGFLALAGDLAASWIKRKVSIKDFSSILPGHGGFLDRFDSFLFTLSVWTFISIPLGVFREPWN; this is encoded by the coding sequence ATGGACCTAGATAAAGAATCCTTACCTGTACTTGGTTTCGTAATTTTCGGTTTTTTGGTGGGAGGGATTTGGTTTTTTCACTCCTCCAAAGGTCGTTCTAAAGAAGAAAGGACTTTAAGATTTCGAAAATACTGGTCCTACGCTTTAATTGTATCCTTGTCCTCCTTATTTGCAGTATGCGGAGGATATTTATGGCTCGGATATATTTCGGTTCTTTTGTTATTCGGTGGTATTGAACTGATTCGTAATCTTTCTATTGGACGATCTGTTCAATTTTTTTCCGTTTTAGGAATGTACCTGATATTAGGAATCGGAGCTTTCCTTTCCTTTTCGATCCTTTCTCCTAAATTGTGCCTATGGTTGTATTTGGGGATCGCCGGATTTGACGCCTTTAGTCAGATCGTAGGACAAAGTTTCGGAAATACGAAAATTTCTCCTAAGATCAGTCCGAATAAAACCTGGGAAGGATTTATGGGAGGGCTAACGTATCTATTTTTATTTTCCGGATTTGTGTTTTCCTTCTGGGGGAATTTTTCTTGGAAATGTATTTGGATTCTTCCTATTTTCGGATTTTTAGCCTTAGCAGGAGATTTGGCTGCAAGCTGGATCAAAAGAAAAGTTTCGATCAAAGACTTTTCCTCCATACTTCCGGGGCATGGAGGTTTTCTGGATCGATTCGATTCCTTCTTATTTACCCTAAGTGTTTGGACTTTTATTTCGATCCCTTTGGGCGTTTTTAGAGAGCCTTGGAATTGA
- a CDS encoding TRL domain-containing protein: MKFTMFFSILLLLCSCFPEYRVPYSALIISAKHTSRGESNIFYPSRPEQNANVIGQARLIKEGRSCSSSVAYLDTYVFIKGGSVRDAAQSADIKMIGAIEYSHFNLLGIFIKECIIVRGE, encoded by the coding sequence ATGAAGTTTACTATGTTTTTTTCGATCCTTCTCCTATTATGCTCCTGTTTTCCGGAATATCGGGTTCCTTATAGTGCGTTGATAATAAGCGCCAAGCATACTTCTAGAGGAGAATCCAATATATTCTATCCTTCTCGCCCTGAACAGAATGCCAATGTTATAGGGCAGGCGAGATTAATTAAAGAAGGTCGTTCTTGTTCTTCTTCTGTAGCTTATCTGGATACATATGTTTTTATTAAAGGTGGAAGTGTAAGAGACGCTGCTCAATCTGCAGATATAAAAATGATCGGTGCTATCGAATATTCTCACTTTAATCTATTAGGGATTTTTATAAAGGAATGTATTATTGTTAGGGGAGAGTAA
- a CDS encoding fatty acid desaturase family protein — protein sequence MNYEEVIESRFRKFPWWIPIFSGVLAFCLYVFLLYFHEIFISGGIWILPVSGLFLHSWMILLVHEGTHRNLTRSKFDRWILNLASAFVFLPFYGEPFRLSHLKHHAKTNLPDDPLWPRWKLELFRKNRILYVLLEFLPLVSSIFSLFWKSSSVVVGKDNKTTFSKETFFFLLLSFIVSGVLFYWFRPDLWFIFGTFFFANFWGCFRHWCEHTGYSKERESNTFYFPLGFGIGNHEIHHENPNLSWLSLALGLRKREKNISIFECFIGLCFSKKYMHYATTKENDASLLSSSEFS from the coding sequence ATGAATTACGAAGAAGTAATAGAAAGCAGATTCAGAAAGTTTCCGTGGTGGATTCCGATATTCAGCGGGGTTTTGGCTTTCTGTCTGTATGTTTTTCTGCTCTACTTTCACGAAATATTCATATCCGGAGGGATTTGGATACTGCCCGTTAGCGGTTTGTTCTTACATTCTTGGATGATACTTCTAGTTCATGAAGGAACTCACAGAAATCTCACTCGCTCTAAATTCGATCGATGGATCTTGAATCTTGCAAGCGCTTTCGTTTTTCTTCCTTTTTATGGAGAACCTTTTAGGCTTTCTCACCTTAAACATCATGCAAAGACAAACCTTCCTGACGATCCATTATGGCCAAGGTGGAAATTGGAATTATTTAGAAAGAACCGTATTCTTTACGTTTTGTTGGAATTCCTACCGTTGGTTTCTAGTATTTTTTCTTTGTTCTGGAAATCTTCTTCTGTAGTAGTCGGTAAAGATAATAAGACTACCTTTTCCAAGGAGACTTTTTTCTTTTTACTTCTTTCCTTCATCGTTTCCGGGGTTCTATTTTATTGGTTTCGACCCGATCTATGGTTTATTTTCGGAACATTCTTCTTTGCAAATTTTTGGGGATGTTTTCGCCATTGGTGCGAACATACAGGATATTCCAAGGAAAGAGAAAGTAATACGTTTTATTTTCCGCTAGGATTCGGGATAGGGAACCACGAGATCCATCATGAAAATCCGAATCTTTCCTGGCTAAGTCTTGCTCTTGGGCTTCGAAAAAGAGAAAAGAATATTTCAATTTTTGAATGTTTTATCGGACTTTGTTTTTCTAAAAAATATATGCACTACGCGACAACAAAAGAGAACGATGCCTCTTTATTATCTTCTTCGGAGTTTTCATGA
- a CDS encoding CDP-alcohol phosphatidyltransferase family protein — MNSYSKYIPNCITILRFLTLPFLVYLIYKNDRSLFSWLFFAALLSDIADGLIARIFRLQSELGAKLDSWADLLLFFVGIAGILIFEPDFFYEYRIWIGIVLILYFGEMVYSLWKFRTISSFHTYASRVAAYCIGILFMTLFWFGAFSPIVYVSFFVSCFAYAEEILILRVLEELRSNVRGIYWIQKEKRKI, encoded by the coding sequence ATGAATTCTTATAGTAAATACATTCCAAACTGTATTACGATTTTACGTTTTTTAACTCTTCCTTTCCTTGTTTATCTCATCTATAAAAATGATAGATCTTTGTTTTCTTGGCTATTTTTTGCGGCATTATTGAGTGATATCGCTGACGGATTGATTGCTAGGATTTTCCGTTTGCAATCTGAACTAGGGGCAAAGTTGGACTCTTGGGCGGACCTTCTTCTTTTTTTCGTCGGTATCGCGGGTATACTGATATTCGAACCTGATTTTTTTTATGAGTACAGGATTTGGATCGGAATAGTTCTAATCCTATATTTCGGAGAGATGGTTTATTCCTTATGGAAGTTTAGGACCATTTCTAGTTTTCACACGTATGCGAGCAGAGTTGCGGCTTATTGTATAGGGATATTATTTATGACCCTATTTTGGTTCGGCGCCTTCTCTCCTATCGTATATGTTTCTTTCTTTGTGAGTTGTTTTGCCTACGCGGAAGAAATTCTGATCTTAAGAGTATTGGAGGAACTCCGTTCTAATGTGCGTGGAATATATTGGATACAAAAAGAAAAGAGGAAAATATAA
- a CDS encoding TRL-like family protein, which yields MIRRSFYKNRKQLSFKVLFVILSIYLLGLDCMSLGDSYRPIPGLLYNSVSFDGDFNPQNSVRPLRFGKGCVHHIFRIYSWGDAAAGSIAWRELITKISYIDHSVTDFFIFYGRYCTYVYGE from the coding sequence ATGATTCGTAGATCTTTTTATAAAAATAGAAAACAATTATCTTTTAAAGTTTTATTTGTAATCCTATCGATCTATCTCCTTGGCTTGGATTGTATGAGTTTGGGAGATTCCTATCGCCCCATCCCTGGACTTCTCTATAATAGTGTGTCCTTCGACGGAGATTTTAATCCTCAGAATTCTGTTCGACCCTTACGATTCGGAAAAGGATGTGTCCATCATATTTTTAGGATCTACTCATGGGGAGATGCGGCGGCCGGTTCCATAGCTTGGAGGGAATTAATTACGAAAATATCATATATAGATCATAGTGTGACGGATTTCTTTATTTTCTATGGAAGATATTGTACCTATGTTTACGGAGAATGA
- a CDS encoding diacylglycerol/lipid kinase family protein has translation MGKSVAIVNGRLRKEKSGIDSLVRSRLENEGIRLLVTQFPGHAKNLAQKERNNSEIIVVGGDGTLHEVLSSLKPPFPKIRLIPAGTGNSLARDFGWEKWNRKEENLNPTKETILDLLQIEVVTEEETFSCYSASTIAFGFPAAVTEIANSRFKKLKKYCYPVAAGIGVFFQKRKMYEVSYNGGTKNRIPLTGCILNNTRHVANFLAFPNAKPNDGKLEVLELNSGILGQTLHNLSVLSRKYFYEPKAPFQVNSVVISFESPEILMVDGEIYKNVISFFVKVLPGSLGIHGPR, from the coding sequence ATGGGAAAATCGGTTGCGATCGTAAATGGAAGACTTCGCAAAGAAAAATCTGGAATTGATTCATTAGTCCGCTCCAGATTGGAGAACGAAGGAATACGTCTTTTGGTGACTCAATTTCCGGGGCATGCCAAAAATTTGGCTCAAAAAGAAAGAAACAATTCGGAGATCATCGTAGTAGGAGGAGACGGAACTTTACATGAGGTGCTCTCTTCTTTAAAGCCTCCCTTTCCTAAGATCCGCTTGATCCCGGCTGGAACAGGGAATTCTTTAGCGAGAGATTTTGGTTGGGAAAAATGGAACCGAAAAGAAGAGAACTTGAACCCAACAAAGGAGACAATATTGGATCTCCTACAAATAGAGGTTGTGACTGAGGAAGAAACTTTTTCATGTTATTCCGCAAGTACCATTGCATTTGGTTTTCCTGCTGCGGTTACTGAAATTGCAAACTCCAGATTCAAAAAGTTAAAAAAATATTGTTATCCTGTAGCGGCGGGTATCGGAGTATTTTTTCAAAAAAGAAAAATGTATGAAGTTTCCTATAACGGGGGTACAAAGAACAGAATTCCTCTGACTGGATGTATTCTGAATAATACCAGACATGTTGCGAATTTTTTGGCGTTTCCTAATGCAAAACCAAACGACGGAAAATTGGAAGTTTTGGAATTAAACTCCGGAATTTTAGGGCAGACCTTACATAATCTTTCCGTTCTTTCTCGAAAATATTTTTACGAACCGAAAGCTCCTTTTCAAGTGAATTCAGTCGTAATAAGTTTCGAATCTCCAGAGATACTTATGGTAGACGGCGAAATTTATAAAAACGTAATTTCTTTTTTCGTAAAAGTCCTTCCTGGATCTTTGGGGATACATGGACCTAGATAA
- a CDS encoding SRPBCC domain-containing protein, with product MENLKVAHEIFSIERVYKSDPESVYSAWSNLEAKANWFIGPGDWSVVQRKLDFRIGGEEVLHGRFPNGKETLYKARFSDLIENRRIVFVYDMILSGKIHSVSIASVEIEKVDSSSTKLTFTEQVAFLDQTIGREGVASRKEGTLAHLVRLTDYLEKVK from the coding sequence ATGGAAAACCTAAAGGTTGCTCACGAAATTTTTAGCATAGAAAGAGTGTATAAATCCGATCCTGAATCCGTATATTCCGCATGGAGTAATCTAGAAGCAAAAGCGAATTGGTTTATCGGTCCTGGAGATTGGTCAGTCGTACAGAGAAAGCTGGATTTCCGAATAGGCGGAGAAGAGGTACTACATGGTCGTTTTCCAAACGGAAAAGAAACTTTATACAAAGCAAGATTTTCCGATCTAATCGAAAACCGAAGGATCGTTTTTGTGTATGATATGATCTTAAGCGGAAAGATCCACTCAGTGTCCATTGCTTCTGTGGAGATCGAAAAAGTAGATTCTTCTTCTACAAAACTAACGTTCACGGAACAAGTTGCATTTTTAGACCAAACCATCGGAAGAGAAGGTGTTGCTTCCAGGAAAGAAGGAACTTTGGCACATCTGGTCAGATTAACGGACTATCTTGAAAAAGTCAAATAA
- a CDS encoding ankyrin repeat domain-containing protein, protein MLDWIKNWIKDRKTIQRGRELFSKIQDGDKQGFRKILDLIPNKGELKECTKGLLGFCASEIQDPFYLETLLNAGLDPNLPDRNGIFPIHKAVENGKIKPVQILLEHGADPNVADPKGVTPLHISYSYDGLAEISELLISSGADTEKRDNLGKRYLM, encoded by the coding sequence ATGCTAGATTGGATTAAAAATTGGATTAAGGATCGAAAGACAATACAGAGGGGAAGGGAATTATTTTCTAAGATCCAAGATGGAGATAAACAAGGTTTCAGAAAAATTTTGGATCTGATACCCAATAAGGGTGAATTGAAAGAATGTACTAAAGGCCTTTTAGGCTTTTGTGCTTCCGAGATCCAAGACCCTTTTTATTTGGAAACATTGTTGAATGCCGGTTTGGATCCGAACCTTCCGGATAGAAACGGGATCTTTCCTATTCATAAAGCTGTGGAAAATGGTAAGATCAAACCTGTTCAGATCCTTTTGGAACATGGAGCGGATCCCAATGTTGCGGATCCGAAGGGTGTGACTCCATTACATATTTCTTATAGTTACGATGGATTGGCGGAAATTTCGGAACTTTTGATCTCAAGTGGCGCAGACACGGAAAAAAGAGATAATTTGGGTAAAAGATATTTAATGTAA
- a CDS encoding alpha/beta fold hydrolase, with product MKIKDLLYSIFILFTVATCSGGSPLQLRETPIKISSEPIEKGLAPIRDIQMYYEIHGKKDGIPLVLLNGGGSTIEVTYSRILPILAQNRKVIALDEQGHGRTTDRNAPVSFETSAEDVVALLKFLKVEQVDIFGFSNGASVALNVAIKHPKLVRKLVFASSITKREGAYPMFWNFMKNATFENMPQALKDAFLKVNPDPKKLHTMYEKDAARMRNFKDLSDKEIRTVGIPTLILLGDRDVPKLEHAVEMVRMIPKARLLVLPGGHGDYLGEAIMSQGKDRYPELTSALIQDFLDSP from the coding sequence ATGAAAATTAAAGATTTACTATATTCTATTTTTATACTATTTACGGTTGCTACTTGTTCGGGAGGCTCACCTTTACAGCTTCGGGAAACACCTATTAAAATTTCATCTGAGCCGATCGAAAAAGGTCTCGCTCCTATCAGAGATATACAAATGTATTATGAGATCCACGGCAAAAAAGATGGAATTCCACTTGTTCTGCTAAATGGCGGAGGCTCGACGATAGAAGTGACTTATAGTAGAATTCTTCCTATTCTCGCCCAAAATCGTAAAGTGATCGCGCTGGATGAACAAGGGCATGGAAGAACTACCGATAGAAATGCGCCGGTTAGTTTCGAAACCTCCGCGGAAGATGTAGTCGCTCTTCTGAAATTTCTAAAAGTAGAACAAGTAGATATTTTCGGCTTTAGTAATGGAGCGAGTGTCGCTTTGAATGTGGCGATCAAACATCCAAAACTAGTGCGTAAACTCGTATTTGCTTCTTCCATTACAAAGAGAGAAGGGGCTTATCCTATGTTTTGGAATTTTATGAAGAATGCTACTTTTGAAAATATGCCTCAAGCACTAAAGGACGCTTTTTTAAAAGTAAATCCGGATCCTAAAAAATTGCATACGATGTATGAGAAAGATGCTGCTAGAATGCGCAACTTCAAGGATCTTAGCGATAAAGAAATTAGAACTGTTGGAATTCCAACTTTGATCCTGCTTGGAGATAGAGATGTTCCAAAACTGGAACATGCAGTTGAGATGGTCCGAATGATACCGAAAGCAAGGCTTTTAGTTTTGCCTGGAGGACATGGGGATTATTTAGGAGAAGCGATCATGTCCCAAGGAAAGGATCGATATCCTGAATTGACCTCGGCTTTGATCCAAGATTTTTTGGATTCTCCATAA
- a CDS encoding TRL-like family protein, with amino-acid sequence MNRIIFSILLVFTLEACKGIIYRQEKIPGKIGNVEGRKSAKVCAYNFLFLVSAGDASITEAKRVGEIDRIHSVEIEVSSFLFIFFRRHCLILTGD; translated from the coding sequence TTGAATCGAATTATATTTTCTATTCTTCTGGTGTTTACGCTCGAAGCTTGTAAGGGAATCATTTATCGTCAGGAAAAGATCCCTGGTAAGATTGGAAATGTGGAAGGCAGAAAAAGCGCCAAAGTATGCGCTTATAATTTTCTATTCTTAGTTTCTGCCGGGGATGCTAGTATAACGGAAGCAAAACGTGTAGGTGAAATTGATCGGATACATTCCGTAGAAATCGAAGTCTCTTCCTTTCTTTTTATCTTTTTCAGACGTCATTGTTTGATCTTAACGGGGGATTAG
- a CDS encoding ArsR/SmtB family transcription factor has product MLNNSSLDRIFYALSDPTRRDIVERLSKKSASVSELASPLDMSMAAVVQHVQILEESGLIKTQKIGRVRSCRVETNSLELIESWVHQRRKFWERNLDRLGEFLEKTEKGKK; this is encoded by the coding sequence ATGCTTAACAATTCATCCTTAGACAGGATCTTCTATGCTTTGTCGGATCCTACTCGTAGGGATATCGTAGAAAGGCTTAGTAAAAAATCGGCTTCCGTAAGCGAACTTGCAAGTCCATTGGACATGAGTATGGCTGCAGTCGTTCAACATGTACAAATTTTGGAAGAAAGCGGTTTGATCAAAACCCAGAAAATAGGCCGAGTGCGCTCTTGTAGGGTTGAAACGAATTCATTGGAACTGATCGAAAGCTGGGTCCACCAGCGCAGAAAATTCTGGGAAAGGAATTTAGATCGATTGGGAGAATTTTTGGAAAAAACGGAGAAAGGAAAGAAGTGA
- a CDS encoding serine hydrolase domain-containing protein, giving the protein MGIYLKKVWLLLLLFFGVCSKVENFPYSSYTIQFDEKPGIISLSKWATEVQFQSSKSKIRTNAILVLQNGKTILEVYSSEFGPKTLHPTWSISKFLLNGAVGQAAALGKLDLEKPVQFYLPKFTLSNSEELKVKHLLFFASGIDWKERYEWAPFNSDILEILYGEGNRDITDYISKLKFSHVPGEKISYSSGDSNLLSAVLSSVEKNFPESYFKRIGIESYIWERDGKGVPVASSYAYLSARDLAKIGLLYSEEISGNPFGIFSKDWISKTFRIYDLKSKRPWYLDALRIPSMGGHVYLNQFSPDSKDLYYPGLSSGSFFASGHWGQYMIVDPEKKLVVVRLGNDRGARFPMREFLNRLLPILNENEHGISP; this is encoded by the coding sequence ATGGGAATCTATTTAAAAAAAGTCTGGCTACTTCTTCTTTTATTCTTTGGTGTATGCTCCAAAGTGGAAAATTTTCCATACTCTTCCTATACTATTCAATTCGACGAGAAGCCAGGGATCATATCCTTATCTAAATGGGCAACAGAAGTACAATTCCAATCAAGCAAATCTAAGATCCGTACAAATGCGATTTTAGTACTCCAAAATGGAAAAACGATATTAGAAGTTTACTCATCCGAATTCGGACCGAAAACATTGCATCCAACCTGGTCCATCAGTAAATTTTTATTGAACGGAGCAGTCGGCCAAGCCGCGGCCCTAGGAAAATTGGATTTAGAAAAACCGGTCCAATTTTATCTCCCAAAATTTACTCTATCAAATTCTGAAGAACTAAAAGTAAAACATCTGCTCTTCTTCGCATCCGGAATCGACTGGAAAGAAAGGTATGAATGGGCACCTTTTAATTCGGATATTCTGGAAATATTGTATGGGGAAGGAAATCGAGATATAACCGACTACATTTCTAAATTAAAATTTTCTCATGTTCCTGGGGAAAAAATTTCCTATTCCAGCGGAGATTCTAACCTGTTATCTGCTGTTTTGAGTTCCGTAGAAAAAAATTTTCCTGAGTCCTATTTTAAGCGGATCGGGATTGAATCATATATTTGGGAAAGAGACGGTAAAGGAGTTCCAGTAGCTTCTTCTTATGCCTATTTATCCGCAAGAGATCTTGCAAAAATCGGACTTTTGTATTCTGAAGAAATTTCAGGAAATCCATTCGGTATTTTTTCCAAGGATTGGATCTCTAAAACATTTCGAATCTATGATCTTAAGAGTAAAAGACCTTGGTATTTGGATGCACTCCGTATTCCAAGTATGGGGGGACATGTATATCTGAATCAATTTTCTCCAGACTCAAAAGATCTATATTATCCGGGGCTTTCTTCTGGATCCTTTTTTGCTTCAGGTCATTGGGGGCAATATATGATCGTGGATCCTGAGAAAAAATTGGTGGTAGTTCGTTTGGGAAATGATAGAGGTGCAAGATTTCCTATGAGAGAATTTTTAAATCGTTTGCTTCCTATTTTAAATGAGAATGAGCACGGAATATCTCCATGA